Proteins encoded in a region of the Thermus islandicus DSM 21543 genome:
- a CDS encoding helix-turn-helix domain-containing protein, translating to PPPDGGLWTGPKLRDWVERELGKRLSLYPIYRLLHEMGFALRVPRPRHAKADGAAQEAFKKTSSPRSRRRGPREGG from the coding sequence CCCCCGCCCGACGGGGGCCTGTGGACGGGGCCCAAGCTAAGGGACTGGGTGGAGCGGGAGCTGGGAAAGAGGCTCTCCCTCTACCCCATCTACCGGCTTCTGCACGAGATGGGGTTTGCCTTGCGGGTGCCCCGCCCCCGGCACGCGAAGGCGGATGGGGCGGCGCAGGAGGCGTTTAAAAAAACCTCCTCGCCCAGGTCCAGGAGGCGAGGGCCGAGGGAAG